In Gadus chalcogrammus isolate NIFS_2021 chromosome 23, NIFS_Gcha_1.0, whole genome shotgun sequence, a genomic segment contains:
- the rnf152 gene encoding E3 ubiquitin-protein ligase rnf152 isoform X2, whose product METLSQDSILECQICFNYYSPRRRPKLLDCRHTCCSVCLTQMRSSQKEIRCPWCRGVTRLPAGLSVSQLPDDPDIVTVIAIPHASEHTPVFIRLPSNGCYMLPLPVAKERALGLPGELGCRFLQAGGQKGGMGVGVAVIPMPEQQPLGLGMGLEGVGLSLEGSTWSGVCTVILVACVLLFLLGIVLHNMSCISKRFTVISCG is encoded by the exons atgGAGACCCTGTCCCAGGACTCCATCCTGGAGTGCCAGATCTGCTTCAACTACTACAGCCCGCGGCGTCGGCCCAAGCTGCTGGACTGCCGCCACACGTGCTGCTCCGTCTGCCTGACCCAGATGAGGAGCAGCCAGAAGGAGATCCGCTGCCCCTGGTGCCGCGGCGTCACCCGGCTCCCCGCCGGCCTCTCCGTCTCCCAGCTGCCCGACGACCCCGACATCGTCACCGTCATCGCCATCCCCCACGCCTCGGAGCACACGCCCGTCTTCATCCGGCTGCCCAGCAACGGCTGCTACATGCTGCCGCTCCCCGTGGCCAAGGAGCGCGCCCTGGGGCTGCCCGGGGAGCTGGGCTGCCGCTTCCTGCAGGCGGGCGGGCAGAAGGGCGGCATGGGCGTGGGGGTGGCGGTGATCCCCATGCCCGAGCAGCAGCCCCTGGGCCTGGGCATGGGGCTGGAGGGCGTGGGGCTGAGCCTGGAG GGCTCCACGTGGTCGGGCGTGTGCACGGTCATCCTGGTGGCGTGCGTGCTGCTGTTCCTGCTGGGCATCGTGCTGCACAACATGTCGTGCATCTCCAAGCGCTTCACGGTCATCTCCTGCGGCTga
- the rnf152 gene encoding E3 ubiquitin-protein ligase rnf152 isoform X1 produces METLSQDSILECQICFNYYSPRRRPKLLDCRHTCCSVCLTQMRSSQKEIRCPWCRGVTRLPAGLSVSQLPDDPDIVTVIAIPHASEHTPVFIRLPSNGCYMLPLPVAKERALGLPGELGCRFLQAGGQKGGMGVGVAVIPMPEQQPLGLGMGLEGVGLSLEALDGERRLMGPGGGGGGGGGKGSTWSGVCTVILVACVLLFLLGIVLHNMSCISKRFTVISCG; encoded by the coding sequence atgGAGACCCTGTCCCAGGACTCCATCCTGGAGTGCCAGATCTGCTTCAACTACTACAGCCCGCGGCGTCGGCCCAAGCTGCTGGACTGCCGCCACACGTGCTGCTCCGTCTGCCTGACCCAGATGAGGAGCAGCCAGAAGGAGATCCGCTGCCCCTGGTGCCGCGGCGTCACCCGGCTCCCCGCCGGCCTCTCCGTCTCCCAGCTGCCCGACGACCCCGACATCGTCACCGTCATCGCCATCCCCCACGCCTCGGAGCACACGCCCGTCTTCATCCGGCTGCCCAGCAACGGCTGCTACATGCTGCCGCTCCCCGTGGCCAAGGAGCGCGCCCTGGGGCTGCCCGGGGAGCTGGGCTGCCGCTTCCTGCAGGCGGGCGGGCAGAAGGGCGGCATGGGCGTGGGGGTGGCGGTGATCCCCATGCCCGAGCAGCAGCCCCTGGGCCTGGGCATGGGGCTGGAGGGCGTGGGGCTGAGCCTGGAGGCCCTGGACGGGGAGAGGAGGCTGATGGGGCCcgggggaggcggcggcggcggcggggggaagGGCTCCACGTGGTCGGGCGTGTGCACGGTCATCCTGGTGGCGTGCGTGCTGCTGTTCCTGCTGGGCATCGTGCTGCACAACATGTCGTGCATCTCCAAGCGCTTCACGGTCATCTCCTGCGGCTga